AAAACAGCCGCTACTACCAAGTGCGCTACCAACACGGTAAAAACGAGCTGAAAGACTGGCTGGAAGCGCTGAACACGGAATACAGTTCCGCCCAAAACGTGCTGAACCAGCGGTACGAGACGCTGAAATACGAAAACATGGTGTATAAGGCGATGGCGGGCCGTTATACGCCGAAGTAGGGCGGTCGGCTCGAGAGGTCGTCTGAAAACTGAAAAAACGGTTTTCAGACGACCTTTTTGGCGGTTTGTCGGAAACAAACCGCCGATTTTTTCGTTTGTGCAGTAAAGACGTCGGTAATGTCCCGCTGCGGTTTAAATTTGCTGTAAAAATCGAAACTCCTCGGAAAAGCAAAGAATTTGAGTTTGGATATCGTTTTTTAGAAATTCGAATTTTATTGAAAATAGCTTGATAAACAAAAGGATATGTGCTTTTTGTGGAATTGTTGGATGCAATCGCGTATAATTTTGCGATTGTTTTATTCTGCAATTTCAGGCAATAAATTGTCTGGGATGCTTATAGGAGCCCAATACCATGATGATATTATATTCAGGCATTACATGCCCGTTCAGCCAACGCTGTCGCTTCGTCCTGTACGAAAAAGGCATGGATTTTGAAATCAAAGACGTTGATATTTTCAATAAGCCCGAAGATCTTGCCGTAATGAATCCGTATAACCAAGTCCCCGTTTTGGTTGAACGTGATTTGATCCTCTATGAATCCAATATCATCAATGAATACATAGACGAACGCTTCCCCCATCCGCAACTGATGCCCGGCGACCCCGTGATGCGCGGCCGCGGACGATTGGTTTTGTTCCGCATGGAGAAAGAGCTGTTCAGCCTGGTGCATGTATTGGAAAACCCGAATTCCACCAATAAAGAAATGGCGAAAGCGCGCGAAGCCATCGGCAACGGTCTGACCATGCTTGCGCCTGCTTTCACCAAAAACAAATACATTCTCGGCGATGATTTCTCAATGATTGACGTGGCGTTGTCCCCATTGCTGTGGCGTCTCGACCATTACGACATCAAACTCGGCAAATCCGCCGCACCATTGCTGAAATACGCCGAACGTATCTTCCAACGCGAAGCCTTTATCGAAGCCATGACCCCCGCTGAGAAGGCAATGCGCCGTTAAAGGCCGAAAGGATTCATCATGACGACATCTACCAAGCCTTATCTGATTCGCGCTTTGTACGAATGGTGTACGGACAACAATCAAACGCCGCACATTGTCGCATGGGTAAACGAACATACCCGCGTCCCCATGCAGTATGTTCGCGAAAACGAGATTGTCCTCAATATCGGACCGACTGCCAGCCATAATCTGAATATCGACAACGATTGGATCAGCTTTTCGGCCCGCTTTGGCGGCGTAGCGCACGATATTTGGATTCCGGTCGGACACGTTGTCAGCCTGTTTGCCCGAGAAAGCGGCGAAGGCATGGGATTTGAAGTCGAGCCTTATGAACCTTCCGATAAAGAACAACCGGAACAGGAAACTGAAAACAAACAAGAAACCGATGCGCCGGCAAAATCCGGCAAGGTGTTGAAGTTTGTAAAATAGGTTGGGAATGTAAAAGGTCGTCTGAAATTAAGTTTTCAGACGACTTTTTTGCTATTGGTTTCAGTGATACAAGAAAGTTAAAAGGAAAAGAGAGTTAAGAAAGATGTGATGTACAATTACGTGCTAAATTGTTTTCAATAAAATAATTTTTTGAAGGGAAAAATGATGAATATCCAAAATTTGATTAATGAAAGCAGAGGTTTTTTTAAAGAGAAACAGTTTGATAAGGCAGAACAACGACTGAAGCAGGCTTGGCAAGAAATTATTGGTGAGGCTACACAGGTACAAATTCAAGAGCAAAACGATGTCCGGTATTGGTTGGGACGCTGTTCTTTTGAAAAGGCACAAAGAACTGAAAAAAATGAAGAAGTGATTCAACTGTTGAAAGAAGCAATTAAATATTTTCAGCAGCAGTTATCGCTTGCTAAAAAGCTGTGTAATACACAAACCAATATTAAAGAACAAAATTATGCTTATAATTGGCTGGGTCTTTGTTATTTGGAGCAGGCGATAAGGGAAAAAATTGTCGATACAACAGATACATTACTTCATCAAGCTATTAGAAGTTTTCATTATCAGCTGGATCTTCTTAATAGATTGGAAAAAAAAGAGAATTGTGTTAAAGAAAAGAATAACGCTCAAATTTTTCTAGGCCATTGTTATTCTGAACAAGCAAAGCGAACATTAATTTCAGATAGAAAGATTAGGCTGATTAAGAAGTCTTTGCTGTGTTATTTTCTCGCCAAGCAAGCAGCAACAACCTTGCAGCCACATATCTTAGAACAAGCTAAGGCCCATTCATGGATAGGCGGTGCCTATTTGGAATGGGCGTTGCACGCTAAAAATGTGGAGAGTGCGGAAGGGCTACTGAGCAAAGCCATTGAGCATCATGAACAGGAATTACAACTTTCTGGAGACCCTGATAATCGGATAGATAAGCAAAACAGTATCATAGGGCAGATTTATGCTCAATATCACATTGGGTGTTGTTATTTCGAGCAGGCTAGAAGAGCGAAAGATGACACTCAAGCCGATGATCTTTTCCAAAAATCTGCCAAATTTTTTGAAAATGTACGCGATCAGATTCCTGCGTTAATTGATTGGCCTAAAAAGAATTTTTTAGAGAGTTCTCTCAAACATTATCTAAAATATTTTGCCTATCGTGATCAAAAATGGGTGAAATATTTTAAGGATAAGAAAGAAGAAATAAAAGAACTTC
The DNA window shown above is from Neisseria sicca and carries:
- a CDS encoding glutathione S-transferase N-terminal domain-containing protein, with protein sequence MMILYSGITCPFSQRCRFVLYEKGMDFEIKDVDIFNKPEDLAVMNPYNQVPVLVERDLILYESNIINEYIDERFPHPQLMPGDPVMRGRGRLVLFRMEKELFSLVHVLENPNSTNKEMAKAREAIGNGLTMLAPAFTKNKYILGDDFSMIDVALSPLLWRLDHYDIKLGKSAAPLLKYAERIFQREAFIEAMTPAEKAMRR
- a CDS encoding ClpXP protease specificity-enhancing factor, producing the protein MTTSTKPYLIRALYEWCTDNNQTPHIVAWVNEHTRVPMQYVRENEIVLNIGPTASHNLNIDNDWISFSARFGGVAHDIWIPVGHVVSLFARESGEGMGFEVEPYEPSDKEQPEQETENKQETDAPAKSGKVLKFVK